Sequence from the Lysobacter solisilvae genome:
AGCACGAAGTAGGTACGCAGGCCGTCGCCGGTGTCCTCGCGCCGTTCCACCGCCGCCTGGTCCGCCTGCGTGCGCAGCGCCGCCAGGACGGGTGCGTCGCCGGCCAGGCAGGCGTCCACGATGCGGCGTTCGAATGGGCTGAGCGCGGTCATGCCGAAAGCCCCGCGGCGCCGGTCACAGGCTGCGGCCGTCGTAGTGGTGGATCGGCAGGGTGTCGAGCTCGACGCCTTCCAGGCAGCGCGCGTTGATCGCCGCCATCGCCGCGCCGTCCGGTCCGGTGCCCTCGCCGAACGGATGGATGCCGCAGGTCGGGCAGAAGTGATGGCGGATGACGTGGCGGTTGAAGGTGTAGGTCGCCAGTTCGCCCTCGCCACGGATGACCTGCAGGCGCTCGCGCGGGACGAACCACAGCAGGGCGCCCTTGCGCTGGCACATGGAGCAGTTGCACGACAGCACGCTGTCGATCTGGCCTTCCACCTCGATGGCGACCTTGCCGCAATGGCAGCTTCCCGAATGCTTCATCTCGTTTCCTCCCGCGACCGGGCGGGCGCCGGCCTGGCGCCCATTCTGAACGCCTCGCGGTCTCATGCAATGCGACGGCCGCCGCTACACTGTGCGCATGATCCAGGCCCCGCTGCTGCTTGTCGTCCTCCTCGTCGCCGTCGTCGTGGTCATTGCCCTGCTGCTGGTGATGCTGCTGAGGCGGCCGGACGACGCGGTACAGCACGCGTTGCGCGAGGAGCAGCGCGAGGGTCGCGGCGAGCTGCGGGCGCAGCTGGATGCGTTCTCGGCCCAGCAGGAACTGCGCATCGACGGCTTCGCCGGCCGGCTGAACGAGGCCGCGCTGCGGACCGACCAGCGGCTGGAAGACCTGCGTGCAGCGCTCACCGAGGACGCGCGCAAGGCACGCCAGGGAAACGGCGCTGGCCCTGCGCGACTTCGCCTCGGCGCTGGATGCCCGCGTGGGCGAGCTGACCCGCAACAACGACACCCGCCTGGGCGAACTGCGCACCACGCTGGAGCAGCGCATGCGCGAGCTGCAGGCCGACAACGCCAGCAAGCTCGAGCAGATGCGCGCCACCGTCGACGAGAAGCTGCACGCCACGCTGGAAACGCGGCTGACCGAGAGCTTCGGCAATGTCACCTCGATGCTTGCGCAGGTACACCAGGGCCTGGGCGACATGAACAAGCTGGCCGCCGACGTGGGTGGCCTGCAGCGCGTGCTGGGCAACGTGAAGTCGCGCGGCGTGTTCGGCGAAGTGCAGCTGGCGGGCCTGCTGGAGCAGGTGTTCGCGCCCGACCAGTATTCGGCCAACGTCGCCACCCTGCCCGGCAGCAGCGAGCGGGTGGAGTTCGCGGTGCGCTTTCCTGGCTCCACCGGCGATGCGCCGGTCTGGTTGCCGATCGACGCCAAGTTCCCGCGCGAGGACTACGAGCGCCTGCTCGACGCGCAGGAACACGGGGACGTCGAAGGTGCGCGCAACGCCGGCGATGCGCTGGAGCGGCGCGTGCGCCCTGGAGGCGGCGCGCATTCGCGCCAAATACGTGGGCCCGCCGCACACGACCGAGTTCGCGATCCTGTTCCTGCCCACCGAGGGCCTGTATGCCGAGACCCTGCGCCGGCCCGGGCTGGTCGATGCCCTGCAGCGCGACCTGCGCATCGCGGTGGCCGGGCCGACCACGCTGCTCGCGCTGATGACCAGTTTCCAGATGGGCTTCCGCACCCTGGCCATCCAGGAGCGCTCCAGCGAGGTCTGGCGCACGCTGGGCGCGGTGAAGACCGAGTTCGCCAAGTTCGGCGGCGTCCTGGAAGGGGTCAAGAAGAAGCTCGACGAGGCCAGCAGCAAGATCGACGAGACCGGCCGCCGCACGCGCGTGCTCACGCGCAAGCTGCGCGAGGTCGAAGCACTGCCGCTGGACGAGAGCCGGCGCCTGCTTGGCGATACCGCCGGCGAGCTGGAAACGGCCGAGGACGGCCTGGAGACCTGAGGTCGAGAACCTGCGCCTGGGGCGTGGATCACTGCTGGCGGTCGGCGTCGGCGGGGCACGGGATCACCGGCGGATGGTTGCGTCGGCACGCGGTTCACGCGCGCGACAACGATGCAAAAGCGCACGCAACCCGGTGGCGCGCTCAGCTCACGCGCGCTCCTTGAGCACGAGCCAGTACAGCCCGACCTGGCGCACGGCCCAGACGAACTGCTCGAAGTCCACCGGCTTGCGGATGTAGCTGTTTGCGCCCAGCGCGTACGTGGACTCGACATCGGGCGGCTCGACGCTGGTGGTGAGCACGATCACCGGCAGCGTGCGGGTGGCGGCCTCGGCGCGGATGGCCTGCAGCACTTCGTGACCGTCGAGCTTGGGCAGGTTGAGATCGAGCAGGACGATGCCGGGCAGGTCCTGCGGGTCGCGGTCGGCGTAGGGTCCGCGCGCGAACAGGTAGTCCAGCGCCTGGGCGCCGTCGTTGACCACGACCAGGCGGTTGGTGACGCCGGCCTCCTCGAAGGCAAGCCGGGTCAGCTCGACGTCGTCGGGGTTGTCT
This genomic interval carries:
- a CDS encoding GFA family protein — encoded protein: MKHSGSCHCGKVAIEVEGQIDSVLSCNCSMCQRKGALLWFVPRERLQVIRGEGELATYTFNRHVIRHHFCPTCGIHPFGEGTGPDGAAMAAINARCLEGVELDTLPIHHYDGRSL
- a CDS encoding response regulator; translated protein: MHKDILLVEDNPDDVELTRLAFEEAGVTNRLVVVNDGAQALDYLFARGPYADRDPQDLPGIVLLDLNLPKLDGHEVLQAIRAEAATRTLPVIVLTTSVEPPDVESTYALGANSYIRKPVDFEQFVWAVRQVGLYWLVLKERA